A part of Streptococcus porcinus genomic DNA contains:
- a CDS encoding energy-coupling factor ABC transporter ATP-binding protein codes for MAINFQNVSFTYQAGTPFEGRALFDINLEIEDSSYTAFIGHTGSGKSTIMQLLNGLLTPTSGIVSVGGKTITSQSKNKDIKLIRKEVGLVFQFPESQLFEETVLKDVAFGPQNFGVSKEDAEKLAREKLALVGIAETLFEKNPFELSGGQMRRVAIAGILAMEPSILVLDEPTAGLDPKGRRELMTLFKKLHKSGMTLVLVTHLMDDVANYADKVYVLEKGKIILSGKPNEIFQRVELLEEKQLGVPKITRFAYHLEKKGFHFSRLPITLEELREMLKYG; via the coding sequence ATGGCAATTAATTTCCAAAATGTAAGTTTTACTTATCAGGCAGGGACACCCTTTGAAGGGCGTGCCCTTTTTGACATTAATCTTGAAATTGAGGATTCTTCTTATACCGCTTTTATTGGGCATACGGGTTCTGGAAAATCAACTATAATGCAATTATTAAACGGTTTATTAACGCCTACTTCTGGTATTGTGAGTGTTGGTGGAAAAACAATTACCAGTCAATCGAAAAATAAGGATATTAAACTTATTCGTAAGGAAGTTGGGCTTGTTTTTCAGTTTCCTGAAAGTCAACTTTTTGAAGAAACTGTCTTAAAAGATGTTGCTTTCGGACCTCAAAATTTTGGGGTTTCAAAAGAAGATGCTGAAAAATTAGCACGTGAAAAATTAGCTTTAGTAGGCATTGCAGAGACTCTTTTTGAAAAGAATCCTTTTGAACTCTCTGGTGGACAAATGCGTCGCGTAGCTATTGCAGGAATTCTAGCAATGGAACCAAGTATCTTAGTTTTGGATGAACCAACAGCAGGACTTGATCCTAAAGGGCGTAGAGAATTGATGACTCTATTTAAAAAATTACATAAGTCTGGAATGACACTTGTGCTGGTTACTCATTTGATGGATGATGTGGCTAATTATGCAGATAAGGTATATGTTCTTGAAAAAGGTAAGATTATTTTATCTGGAAAACCAAATGAAATTTTTCAAAGAGTAGAATTATTAGAAGAGAAGCAATTAGGTGTTCCTAAAATTACTAGGTTTGCTTATCATTTAGAAAAAAAAGGTTTCCATTTTTCAAGATTACCAATTACTTTAGAAGAATTAAGGGAGATGTTGAAATATGGATAA
- the pgsA gene encoding CDP-diacylglycerol--glycerol-3-phosphate 3-phosphatidyltransferase encodes MIKKENIPNLLTAIRIVMIPLFLIVTTLSQSLTWHIVAAIIFAVASFTDYLDGYLARKWRVVTNFGKFADPLADKMLVMSAFIMLVGADLAPAWISAIIICRELAVTGLRLLLVESGGEVLAAAMPGKIKTVSQMLSIIFLFCHLSFVGTVLLYIALFFTIYSGYDYFKGAGFLFKDTIK; translated from the coding sequence ATGATAAAAAAAGAAAATATTCCTAATTTACTAACTGCAATTAGAATTGTGATGATTCCACTTTTCTTAATTGTCACAACCCTTTCACAATCTCTTACTTGGCATATTGTCGCAGCTATTATTTTTGCAGTTGCTAGTTTTACTGATTATCTTGATGGCTATCTTGCAAGGAAATGGCGTGTCGTGACGAATTTTGGTAAATTTGCTGATCCCCTTGCTGATAAAATGCTTGTCATGAGTGCCTTCATTATGTTAGTTGGTGCAGACCTAGCACCAGCTTGGATTTCTGCTATTATAATTTGTCGAGAATTGGCCGTAACAGGCCTACGTCTCCTATTAGTTGAATCAGGTGGTGAAGTTTTAGCTGCAGCAATGCCTGGAAAAATCAAAACTGTTTCCCAGATGCTTTCAATTATTTTCCTATTTTGTCATCTGTCATTTGTGGGAACCGTCCTATTGTATATTGCTTTATTCTTCACAATTTATTCAGGTTATGATTACTTTAAGGGAGCAGGTTTTCTTTTTAAAGATACCATTAAGTGA
- a CDS encoding helix-turn-helix domain-containing protein yields the protein MRNKTLGEFLRESRVNRKVTLDEIEDKTGISSHYLLAMELDQFKIIPEDKIDSFFSQYANMVSLDFEMIKKMYLDQISNTQYNEEPSITQQVEEKLSQRRESFVFPLKSEPRVSEPSVLVNKENDFKKEEIDVEASVLADDSQEEKKRDSLLADNNRDRDVSRLSRYQDDHKKSKSVFSVILLTVIALAVFAFIFFAVWQQFSKENNLTLDKAKSVLMKKGENKASSSKTPEVSSQSSSSEKKTVIKTEGQDNYLVADIQKAKDAVEVSVSLAGAESAWIALSNSDIGEAGTTLTQETPTYTTTLPADTKESLLMLGVREGVSVTVDGQKLDLTPMTSNDVSYITLKIQ from the coding sequence ATGAGAAATAAAACTTTGGGCGAGTTCCTGAGAGAATCGCGAGTTAACAGAAAAGTTACTTTGGATGAGATTGAAGATAAAACTGGGATATCTTCTCATTACTTACTAGCTATGGAATTAGATCAATTTAAAATTATTCCAGAAGATAAAATTGATTCTTTCTTTAGTCAGTATGCTAATATGGTATCGTTAGACTTTGAAATGATAAAGAAAATGTATTTGGATCAAATATCAAATACTCAGTATAACGAAGAACCTAGTATTACTCAGCAGGTTGAAGAAAAATTAAGTCAAAGACGAGAGTCGTTTGTTTTTCCTCTAAAATCTGAACCGAGAGTCTCTGAGCCAAGTGTTTTAGTCAATAAAGAAAATGATTTTAAGAAAGAAGAAATAGATGTTGAGGCGAGTGTTTTAGCTGATGACAGTCAGGAAGAAAAAAAACGTGATAGTTTATTGGCAGATAATAACAGAGATAGAGATGTGTCGCGTCTAAGTCGCTATCAAGATGATCATAAGAAATCAAAATCTGTTTTTTCAGTAATCTTGCTAACTGTTATCGCCTTAGCGGTGTTTGCCTTTATTTTCTTTGCTGTTTGGCAACAATTTTCAAAAGAAAACAATCTTACTCTTGATAAGGCAAAGAGTGTCTTAATGAAAAAAGGTGAAAACAAGGCTTCAAGTTCTAAAACTCCTGAGGTGTCAAGTCAATCAAGTAGTAGTGAAAAGAAAACTGTTATTAAGACAGAAGGTCAAGATAATTATTTAGTAGCTGATATTCAAAAAGCAAAGGATGCTGTTGAAGTTTCAGTCTCATTAGCCGGTGCTGAAAGTGCTTGGATTGCATTATCAAATTCAGATATTGGTGAAGCCGGTACAACCCTTACCCAAGAAACACCTACCTACACAACAACCTTACCTGCTGATACTAAGGAGTCACTCTTAATGCTCGGTGTTAGAGAAGGGGTTTCAGTTACTGTTGATGGACAGAAGTTAGACTTAACTCCTATGACAAGTAATGATGTTAGTTATATCACGCTAAAAATTCAATAA
- a CDS encoding transglycosylase SLT domain-containing protein has product MFKNENFKKRYVSFGVFAFAISLIALVFAFSSRSVDTESFAKKPETKVIKKETKPTSTNTEVKKEKTSDSTSSTQSSSTSQPEAVTVEGSATEPMTEIVQTPAQEVNPVVQTQQVTVQQYASPTNVYQSNGNTAGAIGSQAAAQMAAATGVPQATWEAIIARESNGNPNASNPSGASGLFQTMPGWGSTATVQDQINAATKAYHAQGLSAWGY; this is encoded by the coding sequence ATGTTTAAAAATGAGAATTTTAAAAAACGATACGTTAGTTTTGGGGTATTTGCATTCGCAATTTCTTTAATTGCTCTTGTCTTTGCATTTTCAAGTAGAAGTGTTGATACGGAATCTTTTGCAAAAAAACCAGAAACTAAAGTTATCAAAAAAGAAACAAAACCAACTTCAACTAATACAGAAGTTAAAAAAGAAAAAACAAGTGATTCAACATCGTCAACTCAATCGAGTTCAACGAGTCAACCGGAAGCGGTAACTGTGGAAGGTTCAGCTACTGAACCAATGACAGAGATAGTTCAGACTCCTGCGCAGGAAGTTAATCCAGTAGTTCAAACGCAACAAGTTACGGTGCAGCAATATGCTTCACCTACTAACGTTTATCAATCCAATGGTAATACTGCGGGCGCGATTGGTAGCCAAGCAGCTGCTCAAATGGCTGCAGCTACGGGTGTTCCACAAGCAACTTGGGAAGCTATTATTGCTCGCGAGTCAAACGGTAATCCAAATGCATCAAATCCTTCAGGAGCTTCAGGTTTATTCCAAACGATGCCAGGGTGGGGATCAACAGCAACGGTCCAAGACCAAATTAATGCAGCTACTAAAGCTTATCATGCTCAAGGTTTATCTGCTTGGGGTTATTAG
- a CDS encoding energy-coupling factor transporter transmembrane component T family protein — protein sequence MDKLILGRYIPGNSIIHRLDPRSKLIAMMIYVVIIFWANNLVTNVIMFGLTMLVVILSQVKISFFLNGLKPMIGIILFTTMFQVFFTKGGQILVDFWIIKITSHGLSQALLIFMRFILIIFFSTLLTLTTTPLSLSDAVESLLKPFRLLKVPAHEIGLMLSLSLRFVPTLMDDTTLIMNAQKARGVDFGEGTLVQKVKSIIPILIPLFASSFKRADALAIAMESRGYKGGNDRSKFRLLKWQLGDTCVVVGMLLLGVVLYFLKSPI from the coding sequence ATGGATAAACTTATTTTAGGGCGTTACATACCAGGCAATTCCATAATACATCGTCTTGATCCAAGAAGTAAACTAATTGCAATGATGATTTATGTTGTTATTATTTTTTGGGCTAATAACTTAGTAACAAATGTAATCATGTTTGGTCTGACAATGTTGGTTGTTATTCTCTCTCAAGTGAAAATTTCGTTTTTTTTAAATGGATTAAAACCTATGATTGGTATTATTTTATTTACTACCATGTTTCAAGTTTTCTTTACAAAAGGTGGTCAAATATTAGTAGATTTTTGGATTATTAAAATAACAAGTCACGGCTTAAGCCAAGCTTTATTAATCTTTATGAGATTTATTTTAATTATCTTTTTTTCAACTTTACTGACATTAACAACCACTCCATTAAGTTTATCTGATGCAGTAGAGTCTTTACTTAAGCCATTTAGATTATTGAAAGTTCCTGCACATGAAATTGGACTAATGCTCTCCTTAAGTTTAAGATTTGTGCCAACTTTAATGGATGATACTACGTTAATTATGAATGCTCAGAAAGCAAGAGGCGTCGATTTTGGTGAAGGAACTCTAGTTCAAAAAGTAAAATCAATAATTCCTATATTAATTCCCCTTTTTGCTTCAAGCTTCAAACGCGCTGACGCTCTAGCAATTGCCATGGAATCAAGAGGGTACAAAGGTGGTAACGATAGGAGTAAGTTTAGATTATTGAAATGGCAATTAGGTGATACTTGTGTAGTAGTTGGAATGCTTCTCTTAGGTGTAGTCCTATATTTTCTAAAAAGCCCTATTTAA
- a CDS encoding energy-coupling factor ABC transporter ATP-binding protein: protein MSNIIEVKNIKFKYQENQENYTLNNVSFHVKQGEWLSIIGHNGSGKSTSVRLLNGLLVAESGSIQVDGGFLTEANVWEIREKIGMVFQNPDNQFVGATVEDDVAFGLENKGVPHEEMVERVDEALKLVGMSEFKTREPARLSGGQKQRVAIAGAIAMRPMIIILDESTSMLDPKGRMELIKTIQSIRKDYQLTVISITHDLDEVALSDRVLVMKNGQVESSSTPKELFSRGEELLGLGLDIPFTSTVAKGLIEDGYDLDKSYLTEKELENQLWQLISKM, encoded by the coding sequence ATGTCGAATATAATTGAAGTTAAAAATATTAAATTTAAATACCAAGAGAACCAAGAAAATTATACCTTAAATAATGTATCGTTTCACGTGAAACAGGGTGAATGGTTATCGATTATTGGGCATAACGGCTCTGGAAAATCTACATCCGTTAGGTTGTTAAATGGACTACTTGTAGCTGAGTCAGGTTCTATTCAAGTAGACGGTGGCTTTTTGACAGAAGCTAATGTTTGGGAAATCAGAGAAAAAATAGGCATGGTTTTTCAAAATCCAGATAACCAATTCGTTGGAGCTACTGTAGAAGATGATGTTGCCTTTGGATTAGAAAATAAAGGTGTTCCGCATGAAGAAATGGTTGAACGAGTTGATGAAGCATTAAAACTTGTGGGAATGTCAGAGTTTAAGACACGAGAGCCTGCTCGACTATCTGGAGGACAAAAACAAAGAGTTGCTATTGCCGGTGCAATTGCAATGAGACCTATGATTATTATTTTGGATGAATCCACTAGTATGTTAGACCCCAAAGGACGTATGGAATTGATTAAGACTATACAATCAATCAGAAAAGATTATCAATTGACAGTTATTTCAATTACTCACGATTTGGATGAAGTTGCGCTAAGTGATCGCGTATTAGTAATGAAAAATGGACAAGTCGAGTCTAGTTCAACCCCAAAAGAACTTTTTTCTAGGGGGGAAGAATTATTAGGTTTAGGTCTAGATATCCCTTTTACAAGTACAGTAGCAAAGGGTTTAATAGAGGATGGGTATGATTTAGACAAATCTTATCTAACAGAGAAGGAATTAGAAAATCAGCTATGGCAATTAATTTCCAAAATGTAA